One Arthrobacter sp. FW306-07-I genomic window carries:
- the rplE gene encoding 50S ribosomal protein L5, with protein sequence MTETIETPATKIVPRLKAKYAETIKGQLQDEFKYQNVNQVPRLVKVVVNMGVGDAAKDSKLIDGAVRDLTQITGQKPQVTKARKSIAQFKLREGMPIGAHATLRGDRMWEFVDRLVSLALPRIRDFRGLSGKQFDGNGNYTFGLTEQVMFHEIDQDKIDRVRGMDITVVTTAKTDDEGRALLKALGFPFKTEA encoded by the coding sequence ATGACTGAGACCATCGAGACTCCGGCAACGAAGATCGTTCCCCGTCTGAAGGCCAAGTACGCCGAAACCATCAAGGGCCAGCTCCAGGATGAGTTCAAGTACCAGAACGTGAACCAGGTGCCCCGCCTGGTGAAGGTCGTTGTGAACATGGGTGTTGGAGATGCCGCCAAGGACTCCAAGCTGATCGACGGCGCTGTCCGCGACCTGACCCAGATCACCGGCCAGAAGCCGCAGGTTACCAAGGCCCGCAAGTCGATCGCACAGTTCAAGCTGCGCGAAGGCATGCCCATCGGTGCACACGCAACCCTGCGTGGCGACCGCATGTGGGAATTCGTGGACCGCCTGGTCAGCCTGGCACTGCCCCGTATCCGCGACTTCCGCGGCCTCAGCGGCAAGCAGTTTGATGGCAATGGCAACTACACCTTCGGTCTGACCGAACAGGTTATGTTCCACGAAATCGACCAGGACAAGATCGACCGCGTCCGCGGTATGGACATCACGGTTGTCACCACCGCCAAGACCGATGACGAAGGCCGCGCGCTGCTCAAGGCGCTTGGTTTCCCGTTCAAAACCGAAGCTTAA
- the rpmC gene encoding 50S ribosomal protein L29, giving the protein MAVGSKDLAPAQLDGFDNERLVEELRKAKEELFNLRFQSATGQLENHGRLRAVKKDIARIYTVLRERELGIRAEVAAPVVEAKEEKKSRKASTKKADKAEKAETEEDAK; this is encoded by the coding sequence ATGGCAGTAGGATCCAAGGATCTGGCTCCCGCACAGCTGGACGGTTTCGACAACGAGCGTCTCGTTGAAGAACTCCGCAAGGCCAAGGAAGAGCTGTTCAACCTGCGTTTCCAGTCCGCCACCGGACAGCTGGAGAACCACGGTCGCCTGCGCGCGGTAAAGAAGGACATCGCCCGCATCTACACCGTTCTCCGCGAACGCGAGCTGGGCATTCGTGCCGAGGTTGCCGCGCCGGTTGTGGAAGCCAAGGAAGAAAAGAAGTCCAGGAAGGCTTCAACCAAGAAGGCCGACAAGGCTGAAAAGGCTGAGACCGAGGAGGACGCCAAGTGA
- a CDS encoding adenylate kinase, protein MLIIGPPGSGKGTQAERISERLGVVAISTGDIFRANVKGETPLGLEAKKFMDNGDFVPDSVTNKMVRDRLGESDVNNGFLLDGYPRTTAQVDYLDEILADGDEKLDVVLQLTADDEELVHRLLGRAKETGRSDDNEAVIRHRLDLYHEQTEAVVSKYAERGILTQVDGIGPIDEVTDRVMQAIKAAQAA, encoded by the coding sequence ATGCTGATTATTGGACCTCCCGGTTCCGGAAAAGGAACGCAGGCGGAGCGGATCTCAGAACGCCTCGGCGTTGTGGCCATCTCCACCGGCGACATCTTCCGTGCCAACGTGAAGGGCGAAACGCCGCTGGGCCTCGAGGCCAAGAAGTTCATGGACAACGGTGACTTCGTTCCGGACAGCGTGACCAACAAGATGGTCCGCGACCGCCTTGGCGAGTCCGATGTGAACAATGGCTTCCTGCTGGACGGCTACCCGCGCACCACCGCGCAGGTGGATTACCTTGACGAGATCCTCGCCGACGGCGACGAGAAGCTCGACGTGGTCCTCCAGCTGACCGCCGACGACGAGGAACTGGTGCACCGCCTCCTGGGCCGGGCCAAGGAAACGGGCCGGAGCGACGACAACGAAGCCGTCATCCGCCACCGCCTTGACCTGTACCACGAGCAGACCGAAGCTGTGGTGTCGAAGTACGCCGAGCGCGGCATCCTCACCCAGGTCGACGGGATTGGTCCCATCGACGAAGTTACCGACCGCGTGATGCAGGCCATCAAGGCGGCACAGGCAGCCTGA
- the rplP gene encoding 50S ribosomal protein L16, which translates to MLIPRRVKHRKQHHPGRSGAATGGTEVSFGEWGIQALSPAYVTNRQIESARIAMTRHIKRGGKVWINIYPDRPLTKKPAETRMGSGKGSPEWWVANVKPGRVLFELSGVNEEVAREALRLAIHKLPLKARIVRREGGE; encoded by the coding sequence ATGCTTATCCCACGTCGAGTCAAGCACCGTAAGCAGCACCACCCGGGTCGTTCCGGCGCTGCCACGGGCGGCACCGAGGTCTCGTTCGGTGAGTGGGGTATCCAGGCTCTGAGCCCGGCATACGTCACCAACCGCCAGATCGAATCTGCCCGTATCGCGATGACCCGCCACATCAAGCGTGGCGGTAAGGTCTGGATCAACATTTACCCGGACCGTCCCCTGACCAAGAAGCCTGCCGAAACCCGCATGGGTTCCGGTAAGGGTTCACCGGAATGGTGGGTCGCCAACGTCAAGCCGGGCCGGGTTCTGTTCGAACTCTCCGGTGTCAATGAAGAGGTAGCTCGCGAGGCCCTGCGCCTGGCAATCCACAAGCTGCCGTTGAAGGCACGCATTGTGCGTCGCGAAGGTGGTGAGTAG
- the rpsE gene encoding 30S ribosomal protein S5, with translation MTEANKEKDTVSADQKAPEAAAAETTAPAADDRRGGARRGERGDRGQGRGDRGGRGGRDGGREAEKNQFVERVVTINRVSKVVKGGRRFSFTALVVVGDGNGMVGVGYGKAKEVPAAIAKGVEEAKKSFFRVPRVGNTIPHRVQGEAAAGVVMLRPASAGTGVIAGGPVRAVLECVGIHDILSKSLGSSNAINIVHATVDALKRLEEPAAVAARRGLPLDEVAPQALVKALLAPKAGV, from the coding sequence GTGACCGAAGCAAACAAGGAAAAGGACACTGTGTCTGCAGATCAGAAGGCTCCCGAAGCCGCAGCTGCTGAGACCACTGCCCCCGCTGCCGACGACCGCCGTGGTGGCGCCCGTCGCGGCGAGCGTGGCGACCGCGGCCAGGGCCGCGGCGACCGCGGTGGCCGTGGCGGCCGCGACGGTGGCCGTGAAGCCGAAAAGAACCAGTTCGTAGAGCGCGTTGTCACCATCAACCGCGTTTCCAAGGTCGTCAAGGGTGGTCGTCGCTTCAGCTTCACCGCACTGGTCGTCGTTGGTGACGGTAACGGCATGGTCGGCGTGGGCTACGGCAAGGCCAAGGAAGTTCCCGCTGCTATCGCCAAGGGCGTTGAAGAGGCCAAGAAGTCCTTCTTCCGCGTTCCGCGCGTTGGCAACACCATCCCTCACCGCGTTCAGGGTGAAGCCGCTGCCGGCGTCGTAATGCTGCGTCCGGCCTCCGCCGGTACCGGTGTTATCGCCGGTGGTCCGGTCCGTGCAGTACTGGAGTGCGTGGGCATCCACGACATCCTCTCCAAGTCGCTCGGTTCCTCCAACGCCATCAACATCGTTCACGCGACCGTTGATGCCCTGAAGCGCCTCGAAGAGCCGGCAGCAGTGGCAGCACGCCGCGGCCTGCCGCTGGACGAGGTTGCTCCCCAGGCTCTGGTGAAGGCCCTCCTGGCTCCGAAGGCAGGTGTTTAG
- the rplR gene encoding 50S ribosomal protein L18 produces the protein MAISINKKRTNKSKAAGRSRRQLRIRKRISGTAVRPRMVVNRSARHVFVQVVDDTIGQTVASASTLEADLRAFDGDKTAKAKRVGELVAERAKAAGVEAVVFDRGGNKYHGRIAAVADGAREGGLSL, from the coding sequence ATGGCCATCTCCATTAACAAGAAGCGTACGAACAAGAGCAAGGCTGCTGGTCGCAGCCGCCGCCAGCTTCGTATCCGCAAGCGCATTTCCGGTACGGCTGTACGCCCCCGCATGGTGGTCAACCGCTCCGCACGCCACGTATTTGTCCAGGTTGTCGATGACACCATTGGCCAGACCGTAGCAAGCGCGTCCACACTGGAAGCCGACCTCCGTGCATTCGACGGTGACAAGACTGCCAAGGCCAAGCGCGTCGGCGAGCTCGTTGCCGAACGAGCCAAGGCTGCCGGCGTCGAGGCTGTTGTGTTCGACCGTGGTGGTAACAAGTACCACGGCCGGATTGCCGCCGTCGCTGACGGTGCACGCGAAGGTGGGCTGTCACTGTGA
- the secY gene encoding preprotein translocase subunit SecY produces the protein MLSAFGRAFRTPDLRRKLLFTLAIITIFRLGAFIPSPGVNYQNVQQCLQNGQTAGGLYQLVNLFSGGALLQVSIFALGIMPYITASIIVQLLRVVIPRFQQLYEEGASGQSKLTQYTRYLTIALGLLNATTLVSLARSGQLLPGCQLPIIPDTSIITTILIIITLTAGTGLIMWMGELVTEKGVGNGMSLLIFTSIAAQFPTSLGAIWTSQGPGTFFIVLAVGLLTVALVVFVEQSQRRIPVQYAKRMIGRRTVGGTSTYIPIKVNMAGVIPVIFASSMLYIPGLIAQFNQPRNGEPMQPWVEWINNNLTRGDHPIYMAVYFVLIVFFTYFYVAITFNPEEVSDNMKKYGGFIPGIRAGRPTADYLQYVLSRITLPGALYLGFVALIPLVALVLINANQNFPFGGTSILIMVGVGLETVKQIDAQLQQRHYEGLLR, from the coding sequence TTGCTTAGCGCATTTGGCCGGGCCTTTCGCACGCCTGATCTGCGACGCAAGTTGTTGTTCACGCTGGCAATCATCACCATCTTCCGCTTGGGTGCTTTCATTCCCTCGCCAGGTGTGAACTACCAGAATGTCCAGCAATGCTTGCAGAACGGTCAGACCGCCGGCGGGTTGTACCAGCTCGTTAACCTCTTCAGCGGCGGCGCGTTGCTCCAGGTGTCTATTTTCGCCCTGGGCATCATGCCCTACATCACGGCGAGCATCATTGTGCAGCTGCTCCGGGTGGTCATTCCCCGGTTCCAGCAGCTCTACGAAGAGGGCGCGTCGGGCCAGTCCAAGCTGACCCAGTACACTCGCTACCTCACCATCGCGCTGGGCCTGCTCAACGCCACCACCCTGGTGTCGCTGGCACGCTCCGGGCAGTTGCTGCCCGGTTGCCAGCTGCCGATCATCCCGGACACCAGCATCATCACCACCATCCTGATCATCATCACGCTTACGGCCGGTACCGGCCTGATCATGTGGATGGGCGAGCTTGTCACGGAGAAGGGCGTGGGCAACGGCATGTCGCTGCTCATCTTTACCTCCATCGCCGCGCAGTTCCCCACCTCGCTGGGCGCCATCTGGACCTCCCAGGGCCCGGGAACCTTCTTCATCGTCCTCGCCGTGGGCCTGCTCACCGTTGCACTGGTGGTCTTCGTGGAACAGTCGCAGCGGCGTATCCCCGTGCAGTACGCCAAGCGCATGATCGGGCGGCGCACCGTGGGCGGCACCAGCACCTACATTCCTATCAAGGTGAACATGGCCGGCGTCATTCCGGTGATCTTCGCTTCCTCCATGCTCTACATTCCCGGGTTGATCGCGCAGTTCAACCAGCCCCGGAATGGCGAGCCCATGCAGCCGTGGGTTGAGTGGATCAACAACAACCTCACCCGCGGTGACCACCCGATCTACATGGCGGTTTACTTCGTCCTGATCGTGTTCTTTACCTACTTCTACGTCGCGATTACCTTCAACCCTGAAGAAGTATCGGACAACATGAAGAAGTACGGCGGCTTCATCCCTGGTATCCGCGCCGGCAGGCCGACCGCTGATTACCTGCAGTACGTGCTCTCACGGATCACCCTGCCCGGTGCCCTTTACCTGGGCTTCGTGGCACTGATTCCGCTGGTGGCACTGGTACTGATCAATGCGAACCAGAACTTCCCGTTCGGTGGCACCTCGATCCTGATCATGGTGGGCGTTGGTTTGGAGACCGTAAAGCAGATTGATGCGCAGCTACAACAACGTCACTACGAAGGGCTTTTGCGATGA
- the rpsH gene encoding 30S ribosomal protein S8, translating to MTMTDPVADMLTRLRNANSAYHDSVSMPYSKLKARVADILKAEGFIAGWKEEDAEVGKKLTLELKFGPNRERSIAGVRRISKPGLRVYAKSTNLPHVLGGLGIAILSTSSGLLTDKQAGKKGVGGEVLAYVW from the coding sequence ATGACAATGACAGATCCTGTCGCAGATATGCTTACGCGCCTGCGTAACGCAAACTCGGCATACCACGACTCCGTGTCTATGCCTTACAGCAAGCTCAAGGCACGCGTTGCCGACATCCTCAAGGCCGAAGGTTTCATCGCCGGCTGGAAGGAAGAGGACGCTGAGGTTGGCAAGAAGCTGACCCTCGAACTCAAGTTCGGTCCGAACCGCGAGCGTTCCATCGCCGGTGTTCGCCGCATCTCCAAGCCGGGCCTCCGCGTTTACGCGAAGTCCACCAACCTGCCGCACGTGCTGGGTGGCCTGGGTATCGCAATCCTGTCCACCTCTTCCGGCCTCCTGACTGACAAGCAGGCCGGCAAGAAGGGCGTGGGCGGCGAAGTCCTCGCGTACGTCTGGTAA
- a CDS encoding ABC transporter substrate-binding protein, with translation MTLHLDRRHFLGLAGVTASAAALAACGGPSTTGGGQATSQAADIDFNGVKPAAKIDFWSSHPGQSQEVEKSLIQKFQAKNPGITVNLVTAGANYEEIAQKFQTAQAAKSGLPGVVVLSDVWWFRYYTNGSIIPVDSLTKQLNMKMDDFQQSLINDYKYDGKQWALPYGRSTPLFYYNKDHFAAAGLPDRAPKTWDEFGQWAPKLKAASGAQYAYIYPALAGYAGWTLQNMLWGWGGGWSKEWDITCDSPDSVAALQWAQDSIYKDKWAGVSSKEAADDFSAGLTSATIASTGSLLGILKSAKFNVGVGFLPGGPKATTNVCPTGGAGLGVPSGITKEEQLAAGMFLDFVTQPESTVEFSAATGYMPTRKSADMTAVLAKTPQIQTAVDQLAVTKVQDNARVFLPGADQEMAKAAAKILTQQGDVKSTMTDLKNTLQSIYDRDVKPKLKS, from the coding sequence ATGACACTTCACCTGGACCGGAGGCATTTCCTGGGCCTGGCAGGGGTTACCGCCTCTGCCGCCGCCCTGGCCGCATGCGGCGGACCCTCCACCACCGGCGGCGGGCAGGCGACCTCGCAGGCGGCCGACATCGACTTCAACGGCGTTAAGCCGGCGGCCAAGATCGACTTCTGGTCCAGCCACCCCGGCCAGTCGCAGGAGGTTGAGAAGAGCCTGATCCAGAAATTCCAGGCCAAGAACCCCGGCATCACCGTCAACCTGGTGACGGCAGGGGCCAACTATGAGGAAATTGCGCAGAAGTTCCAGACGGCCCAGGCTGCCAAGTCCGGCCTTCCGGGCGTGGTGGTCCTCTCCGACGTGTGGTGGTTCCGCTACTACACCAACGGCAGCATCATCCCGGTGGACAGCCTTACCAAGCAGCTGAACATGAAGATGGATGACTTCCAGCAGTCGCTGATCAACGACTACAAGTACGACGGCAAACAGTGGGCGCTCCCCTACGGCCGCTCAACCCCGCTGTTCTACTACAACAAGGACCACTTTGCCGCTGCCGGACTTCCGGACCGGGCGCCCAAGACGTGGGACGAATTCGGCCAGTGGGCACCCAAGCTCAAGGCAGCTTCCGGGGCCCAGTACGCCTACATCTACCCCGCCCTGGCAGGGTACGCGGGCTGGACCCTGCAGAACATGCTGTGGGGCTGGGGCGGCGGCTGGTCCAAGGAATGGGACATCACCTGCGACTCCCCTGATTCCGTGGCGGCGCTGCAGTGGGCGCAGGATTCGATCTACAAGGACAAGTGGGCGGGGGTCTCCTCCAAGGAAGCAGCTGACGACTTCTCGGCCGGCCTGACGTCCGCCACCATCGCCTCCACCGGCTCGCTGCTGGGCATCCTGAAGTCGGCCAAATTCAATGTGGGCGTCGGCTTCCTGCCGGGCGGCCCCAAGGCGACCACAAACGTCTGCCCCACCGGCGGCGCAGGCCTGGGCGTCCCCAGCGGGATCACCAAGGAGGAACAGCTCGCCGCCGGGATGTTCCTCGATTTCGTCACCCAGCCGGAGAGCACCGTCGAGTTCTCGGCCGCCACCGGCTACATGCCCACCCGCAAGTCTGCGGACATGACCGCCGTCCTGGCCAAGACACCACAGATCCAGACGGCAGTGGACCAGCTGGCGGTGACCAAGGTCCAGGACAACGCCCGCGTGTTCCTGCCCGGCGCCGACCAGGAGATGGCCAAGGCTGCCGCGAAGATCCTCACCCAGCAGGGTGATGTGAAGTCCACCATGACGGACCTGAAGAACACGCTGCAGAGCATCTACGACCGCGACGTGAAGCCGAAGCTGAAGTCGTAG
- the rpsC gene encoding 30S ribosomal protein S3: MGQKVNPHGFRLGITTDHVSHWFADSTKAGQRYKDFVREDIRIRQLMSTGMERAGIAKVEIERTRDRVRVDIHTARPGIVIGRRGAEADRIRGELEKLTGKQVQLNILEVKNPEMEAQLVAQGVAEQLTSRVAFRRAMKKAMQSAQRAGAKGIRIACSGRLGGAEMSRSEFYREGRVPLHTLRANIDYGFYEAKTTFGRIGVKVWIYKGDVTAKELAAQAAAAPSRGGRGERPGRPGGADRGDRRRRNDRPAADAAPAVEAPAAEAAPAAAEGGQA; encoded by the coding sequence GTGGGACAGAAAGTAAACCCGCACGGGTTCCGACTCGGCATCACCACCGATCACGTATCGCACTGGTTCGCTGACAGCACCAAGGCCGGCCAGCGGTACAAGGACTTCGTTCGCGAAGACATCCGCATCCGCCAGCTCATGTCCACGGGCATGGAGCGCGCCGGTATCGCCAAGGTCGAAATCGAGCGTACCCGTGACCGTGTCCGCGTGGACATCCACACGGCCCGTCCCGGCATCGTCATCGGCCGCCGTGGAGCAGAAGCAGACCGCATCCGCGGCGAGCTCGAAAAGCTCACCGGCAAGCAGGTCCAGCTGAACATCCTCGAGGTCAAGAACCCCGAGATGGAAGCCCAGCTTGTGGCCCAGGGCGTTGCAGAGCAGCTGACTTCCCGCGTGGCATTCCGCCGTGCGATGAAGAAGGCCATGCAGTCCGCACAGCGTGCAGGTGCCAAGGGCATCCGTATCGCCTGCTCGGGCCGCCTGGGTGGCGCTGAAATGTCCCGCTCGGAGTTCTACCGCGAAGGCCGTGTGCCCCTGCACACCCTCCGCGCGAACATCGACTACGGCTTCTACGAAGCCAAGACCACCTTCGGCCGTATCGGCGTGAAGGTCTGGATCTACAAGGGTGACGTCACCGCCAAGGAACTGGCCGCACAGGCTGCTGCCGCTCCGTCCCGCGGTGGCCGTGGCGAGCGTCCCGGCCGCCCGGGTGGCGCTGACCGCGGTGACCGCCGCCGTCGCAACGACCGTCCGGCCGCTGACGCAGCTCCCGCTGTTGAAGCTCCGGCAGCTGAAGCTGCACCTGCAGCAGCAGAAGGAGGACAGGCTTAA
- the rpsQ gene encoding 30S ribosomal protein S17 → MSEKDQNVTETATAAKAVQRGYRKTRRGYVVSDKMEKTIVVEVEDRVKHALYGKVIRRTSKVKAHDEENTAGIGDLVVIAETRPLSATKNWRLVEILEKAK, encoded by the coding sequence GTGAGTGAAAAGGACCAGAACGTGACCGAAACTGCTACCGCAGCCAAGGCTGTGCAGCGCGGTTACCGCAAGACCCGTCGCGGTTACGTGGTCTCCGACAAGATGGAAAAGACCATCGTTGTCGAGGTTGAAGACCGCGTGAAGCACGCACTGTACGGCAAGGTCATCCGCCGCACTTCCAAGGTCAAGGCACACGACGAAGAGAACACCGCCGGCATCGGCGACCTCGTTGTCATCGCCGAGACCCGTCCGCTGTCCGCCACCAAGAACTGGCGGCTCGTGGAAATCCTCGAGAAGGCCAAGTAG
- the rplN gene encoding 50S ribosomal protein L14 yields the protein MIQQESRLKVADNTGAKEILTIRVLGGSGRRYAGIGDVIVATVKDAIPGGNVKKGDVVKAVIVRTKKERRRADGSYIKFDENAAVILKNDGDPRGTRIFGPVGRELRDKKFMKIVSLAPEVL from the coding sequence GTGATTCAGCAGGAGTCGCGACTCAAGGTCGCCGACAACACGGGTGCTAAGGAAATCCTTACCATTCGCGTTCTCGGTGGATCCGGCCGTCGCTACGCAGGCATCGGTGACGTCATTGTCGCCACCGTCAAGGATGCGATCCCTGGCGGCAACGTAAAGAAGGGCGATGTGGTCAAGGCCGTCATCGTCCGTACCAAGAAGGAACGCCGCCGTGCGGATGGTTCCTACATCAAGTTTGACGAGAACGCAGCTGTGATCCTGAAGAACGACGGTGACCCCCGCGGTACCCGTATCTTCGGACCGGTTGGTCGTGAACTGCGTGACAAGAAGTTCATGAAGATCGTTTCTCTGGCTCCGGAGGTGCTCTAG
- the map gene encoding type I methionyl aminopeptidase: MAFGQPRIEFKNNAQMRTMQEAGLVLSRALDAAVAAAVPGVTTKHLDDVFAAVLNEAGAKSNFLGYHGFPATICTSVNEEVVHGIPGSRILQDGDIISIDGGAIVNGWHSDSARTVIVGTADPEDQRLSDITQAAMWRGIAALATGSHVGDIGAAIDDYVSSVPGKPLGILEDYVGHGIGSEMHMAPDVLNYRTSHRGPKIKPGLCLAIEPMLVRGGIETAVLEDDWTVVTTDGKRSCQWEHSVAVHEKGIWVLSAPDGGAEHLAPLGVTPVPIP, encoded by the coding sequence ATGGCCTTTGGCCAGCCCCGCATCGAATTCAAGAACAATGCCCAGATGCGCACCATGCAGGAGGCAGGCCTGGTCCTCAGCCGCGCACTCGACGCCGCCGTTGCCGCCGCGGTGCCGGGAGTCACCACCAAGCACCTGGACGACGTCTTCGCCGCCGTCCTCAACGAGGCAGGCGCCAAGTCCAACTTCCTGGGCTACCACGGCTTCCCGGCCACCATCTGCACCTCAGTGAATGAGGAAGTGGTGCATGGCATTCCCGGCAGCCGGATCCTTCAGGACGGGGACATCATCTCCATTGACGGTGGCGCCATCGTCAACGGCTGGCACTCGGATTCCGCGCGGACGGTGATCGTGGGAACCGCGGATCCGGAGGACCAGCGGCTCTCCGACATCACCCAGGCCGCCATGTGGCGGGGCATCGCAGCGCTGGCCACAGGCTCGCACGTTGGAGACATTGGCGCGGCCATCGATGATTACGTTTCGTCCGTTCCCGGCAAGCCGCTGGGCATCCTGGAGGACTACGTGGGCCACGGCATCGGTTCCGAGATGCACATGGCGCCTGATGTCCTGAACTACCGCACCAGCCACCGGGGTCCCAAGATCAAGCCGGGCCTCTGCCTCGCCATTGAGCCAATGCTTGTGCGCGGCGGCATCGAGACCGCGGTCCTGGAGGATGACTGGACAGTGGTTACCACGGACGGCAAGCGCTCCTGCCAGTGGGAGCACTCCGTGGCGGTGCATGAGAAGGGCATTTGGGTGCTTTCAGCGCCCGACGGCGGTGCGGAGCACCTGGCGCCCCTCGGCGTCACCCCGGTGCCGATCCCGTAA
- the rplX gene encoding 50S ribosomal protein L24, translating to MAAKIKKGDLVQVITGAKAERGGDRGKQGKVLRVFTDTNRVLVEGINRVTKHTRVGQSQRGTKTGGIEVVEAPIHISNVALVDPSTKKPTRVGFRLDTVEKNGVQKTVRIRVSKSTGKDI from the coding sequence ATGGCTGCAAAGATCAAGAAGGGTGACCTGGTTCAGGTCATCACTGGCGCCAAGGCTGAGCGCGGCGGCGACCGCGGCAAGCAGGGCAAGGTCCTGCGCGTCTTCACCGACACCAACCGCGTGCTGGTTGAGGGCATCAACCGCGTCACCAAGCACACCCGGGTTGGACAGTCGCAGCGCGGCACCAAGACCGGCGGCATCGAGGTCGTAGAGGCCCCGATCCACATTTCGAACGTGGCCCTGGTTGACCCGTCGACCAAGAAGCCGACCCGTGTGGGCTTCCGCCTCGACACCGTGGAGAAGAACGGCGTGCAGAAGACCGTCCGCATCCGCGTGTCCAAGAGCACCGGGAAGGACATCTAA
- the rplF gene encoding 50S ribosomal protein L6, with protein sequence MSRIGRLPITVPAGVEVKVDGSVVSVKGSKGELSHTVASPIEVALEDNTLTVSRPNDERASRSLHGLTRTLIANMIQGVTAGYEKKLEIVGTGYRVQAKGSDLEFALGYSHPVNVSAPAGITFAVEGPTKLSVSGINKQQVGEVAANIRKLRKPDPYKGKGIRYAGEVIRRKVGKAGK encoded by the coding sequence ATGTCACGTATTGGACGTCTCCCCATCACCGTTCCTGCCGGCGTTGAGGTCAAGGTTGACGGCTCTGTCGTCAGCGTCAAGGGTTCCAAGGGGGAGCTGAGCCACACTGTGGCCAGCCCCATCGAGGTTGCCCTGGAAGACAACACCCTGACCGTAAGCCGCCCGAACGACGAGCGTGCCTCACGTTCGCTCCACGGCCTGACCCGCACCCTGATCGCCAACATGATCCAGGGCGTCACCGCAGGCTACGAGAAGAAGCTTGAAATCGTCGGTACCGGTTACCGCGTTCAGGCCAAGGGTTCTGACCTTGAGTTCGCTCTGGGCTACAGCCACCCGGTCAACGTTTCGGCTCCGGCCGGCATCACCTTTGCAGTAGAGGGACCGACCAAGCTCTCTGTATCAGGAATCAACAAGCAGCAGGTCGGCGAAGTTGCTGCCAACATTCGCAAGCTGCGGAAGCCCGACCCGTACAAGGGCAAGGGCATCCGTTACGCCGGCGAAGTCATCCGCCGCAAGGTCGGAAAGGCTGGTAAGTAA
- the rpmD gene encoding 50S ribosomal protein L30 has protein sequence MAKNLVPSDAQLEITQIKSAIGGKQNQRDTLRSLGLKRIGHTVVRTADAVTVGMLNTVPHLVKVEEAK, from the coding sequence ATGGCTAAGAACCTGGTCCCTTCCGACGCCCAGTTGGAAATCACTCAGATCAAGTCCGCCATTGGCGGCAAGCAGAACCAGCGCGACACCCTGCGGTCCCTCGGCCTGAAGCGGATCGGACACACCGTTGTCCGCACCGCCGACGCCGTGACCGTTGGAATGCTCAACACGGTTCCGCACCTGGTAAAGGTAGAGGAGGCGAAGTAA
- the rplO gene encoding 50S ribosomal protein L15, with product MAENTADKAQAAEKQNALKVHHLRPAPGAKTAKTRVGRGEASKGKTAGRGTKGTAARYQVKAGFAGGQLPLHMRLPKLRGFKNPFRVEFQVVNLDKLNELFPEGGAVTVENLVEKGAVRKNQPVKVLGTGDITVKVDVTVHAFSASAAEKIAAAGGSTTAL from the coding sequence ATGGCAGAGAACACTGCTGATAAGGCACAGGCTGCTGAGAAGCAGAACGCCCTGAAGGTTCACCACCTGCGTCCCGCCCCGGGTGCCAAGACCGCCAAGACCCGTGTTGGTCGTGGTGAGGCATCCAAGGGTAAGACCGCCGGCCGTGGTACCAAGGGTACGGCTGCCCGCTACCAGGTGAAGGCTGGCTTTGCCGGCGGCCAGCTGCCGCTGCACATGCGCCTGCCCAAGCTGCGTGGCTTCAAGAACCCGTTCCGGGTTGAGTTCCAGGTCGTGAACCTGGACAAGCTCAACGAGCTGTTCCCGGAAGGTGGCGCAGTCACCGTGGAGAACCTGGTTGAAAAGGGTGCGGTTCGCAAGAACCAGCCCGTCAAGGTGTTGGGCACCGGCGACATCACCGTCAAGGTTGACGTCACCGTCCACGCATTCTCGGCCAGCGCCGCTGAAAAGATCGCTGCAGCAGGCGGAAGCACCACCGCCCTGTAA